In Humulus lupulus chromosome 6, drHumLupu1.1, whole genome shotgun sequence, a single genomic region encodes these proteins:
- the LOC133786160 gene encoding ribosome-inactivating protein gelonin-like: MVQVVVATWLCCWSIALGWASVLPTTASYGTATFNTTFKDASVGFYQLFMQSLRRELKSGTESYDIPVLRTKSAAVRDKQFVYVRLFNPSVSITFAIYALNSYVVAYQADAEKRCYFFKEAPTNSKTLLFNQCTKKVDVNLVTNYDTLGNRENTRLGFKALDLSLDVFKKFDSKDPTDELRQNLLVVIQMVAEAGRFKYIQTQLEQKGFEGGFFPRGDIISYENKWQDLSKAIQQSKDGKFTASVQLQNQDYSPRIVSTVAQVKADMGLLLNVATTMSEESFENTAATM; encoded by the coding sequence ATGGTGCAGGTTGTGGTGGCAACATGGCTATGCTGCTGGAGCATTGCACTCGGATGGGCAAGTGTGCTCCCGACGACAGCAAGCTACGGCACTGCTACTTTCAACACTACATTCAAAGACGCGAGCGTGGGATTTTACCAGTTGTTCATGCAATCTCTACGAAGAGAATTGAAAAGTGGGACCGAGAGCTACGACATTCCAGTGCTGCGCACAAAATCGGCAGCGGTACGAGACAAACAATTTGTCTATGTGAGACTTTTCAATCCAAGTGTCTCCATTACATTTGCAATATATGCTCTGAACTCATATGTGGTGGCCTATCAAGCTGATGCAGAAAAACGTTGCTACTTCTTTAAAGAAGCTCCTACCAATTCAAAAACTTTACTTTTCAATCAATGTACCAAAAAGGTTGACGTTAATCTCGTGACTAATTATGATACCTTAGGAAACAGGGAGAATACTAGGTTGGGATTCAAGGCATTAGACCTATCCCTAGATGTATTTAAAAAATTTGATAGCAAGGACCCAACAGACGAGCTTCGTCAAAATCTTCTAGTTGTTATCCAGATGGTTGCGGAGGCCGGTAGATTCAAATATATTCAGACACAACTGGAGCAGAAAGGCTTTGAGGGAGGGTTTTTCCCAAGAGGTGATATTATCAGCTATGAGAATAAATGGCAAGATCTTTCCAAAGCAATCCAGCAATCTAAAGATGGGAAATTTACTGCATCAGTTCAATTGCAAAATCAAGACTATTCTCCACGCATTGTGTCCACGGTTGCACAAGTGAAAGCCGACATGGGACTCTTGCTGAATGTAGCCACAACGATGAGTGAAGAAAGCTTTGAAAACACAGCTGCTACGATGTGA